DNA sequence from the Sulfurimonas sediminis genome:
AACTCCCGTGCCATAGGTTACAAAAGTAGAGGAATAGAGCATATTGGTTCGATCTGCAAGAGAAACTTCCTGCGGTAGTATTGTGTTCGTTTTTGCAACGGGGAGAGACTCTCCCGTAAGTGCAGATTCGTCTATTTGTAGTTCACGGGATGCGAGAATCCGCATATCGGCAGGCACTTTGTCTCCGGATTGCAGCAATACGATATCGCCGACAACAAGTCCTTTTGCGTCAATCTGTTGCTTTTTTCCCGAACGCACAACGGTACTCATCGTAACCAAAGATTCTGATAAAGCGGCCAGGGCATTGAGCGCTTTGTTCTCTTGAACAAAACCTATGATGGCATTCAGCAAAACAACACCGAAAATTACACTGGCATCAACATAGGCACCCAGATATATTTTGATGACAATAGCAGCCAGCAGGATATAGACCAGTGCCTGATTGAATTGACTCAAAAAACGCATAAGCGCAGATTTTGTTTTTTTGACACTTAAAAGATTCGGACCATATTTTTTATATCTGTTTTGTGCTTCATCTGCCCGAAGCCCCTCTTTTAAATCCGAGCTGAATATTTTCAGTATATCCTGTTCGTTGAGAGTATGCCAGTGCTTTTTCATATTTAACCCTCTTTTTATCTTAAAATCAGATAAATAATACTCTATTTAAGCTTAATGAAAAATGTAAGGTTTATCGTAAAGGAATAGACCATTTTGCATAGTAGGCAATAAGTCTCAGTGTCAGTGCGGCAAAAAAGAGAATGGCAAGATTTGTATATGTCGTTACATGTAAGGTATGCAGGGCATACAAAATAATAGCGATAAGAATGGAAACTGTACCGTAAAACCCTGTTTTTAATACAAAAGGCACCTCATTGATAATCACATCACGTGCAATACCTCCTCCCACTGCGGTCAGAAAAGCCATAGCAACAATGCCTGTAAGATTGAAGCCGCTCTGTATGGCAATCAGGGCTCCGGATATACTGAAAGAGACCAAGCCGATAGAGTCACTTAAAATGAAAAGAGCCCTGTTTTCTATGGAGTTGCGATGATGAAATTTAAAGAGAATCAAAAGAAGCAAAACAGAAATGACAATGAGGGCGGGATAGTTGTGTGAAAAGGTAAAAGGGATTTTTGCGACAGTGACATCTCTCATTATGCCTCCGCCAAGCGCTGTTAAAAAAGTTGCGACTAAAACACCGAGCAGATCAAGTTTGTTTCTGGTTGCCACAAAAAAACCACTCATGGAAAAAGCGATAATTCCTATGTACTCCGCTATTTCAAACACAGAGCAAGCCCTTCTACTATCGCCTCTTTTTCCAGGCTTTTGACTCTTGCTTCAAGAGAATCAACACTCTCACCGGGTTCTATCTGCAATGATTTTTGCAAAATGATTTTGCCCTCATCATAATTTTCATTGACTTCATGAATGGTGACACCGCTTGTTGTTTCTCTGTTTTTTATGACAGCTTCATGCACAAAGCGCCCATACATTCCCATCCCGCCATATTTTGGCAACAAAGAGGGATGTGAATTGATTATTGTAAAACCGGATGTCAGTAGAGGAGAAAGTTTTTTCATGTAGCCTGAGAGAAACACAAACTCACAGGCATATTCTTTAAGAAGCTCATAAATGGCTCTATTTGGGTCCGGGTCTGTTTTTGCATTGATGAGCTTACATGTAATCCCGTATTTTTTTGCTTTTTGCAAAACTTTTGCATCTGTATTATTGGAAATGACCAAAGCAATGTTTAAGGGTAAAATTCCAGCATTGACAGCTTCTACAATGGCATCGAGACCGCTACCGTTATGGGATGAAAGTATGGCTATATTCTTCATGTTTTTACCTAATCTTCAGTGTAATCAATGCTAAAATATTTGAGAGAATGGCAATAATCCAAAAACGGACGATAATTTTGTTTTCCGCCCATTTTTTCATTTCAAAATGGTGGTGAATCGGTGCCATCAAAAAGACTCGTTTTTTACGCAGTTTGAAGCTGCCAACTTGTAATATGACAGAGAGTGTCTCTATAACAAAAATAGAACCAATCAGGAGCAGAAGTATTTCACTTTTGCTGATAATTGCCAAGTATCCCAAAAAAGCACCTATTGTCAAAGAACCACTGTCCCCCATAAAAACTTCGGCTGGATGGCAGTTGTACCATAAAAACCCTGTAAGTGCACCTATAAGAGCACTGGCAATAATAGCTACTTCACTGACTTCAAAATGAGGCATGAGCAGATAAGCACTGATTTTGACATTGCCTATAATATAGATGATAATACTGAAAGTGGCGAGGGCAACGATGGAAGGCACTGTTGCCAGACCGTCGAGTCCGTCTGTCAGGTTGACTGCATTGGAAGTGGAAATAATGACCAAAACCCATAAAAGAACGGCAAATGCACCCATATCAAGAAGAGGTGTTTTTAAAAAAGGCACATACAAATCGGTGTTAAAATCAGCAAAGTAACATA
Encoded proteins:
- a CDS encoding trimeric intracellular cation channel family protein, which gives rise to MFEIAEYIGIIAFSMSGFFVATRNKLDLLGVLVATFLTALGGGIMRDVTVAKIPFTFSHNYPALIVISVLLLLILFKFHHRNSIENRALFILSDSIGLVSFSISGALIAIQSGFNLTGIVAMAFLTAVGGGIARDVIINEVPFVLKTGFYGTVSILIAIILYALHTLHVTTYTNLAILFFAALTLRLIAYYAKWSIPLR
- a CDS encoding phosphoribosylglycinamide formyltransferase — translated: MKNIAILSSHNGSGLDAIVEAVNAGILPLNIALVISNNTDAKVLQKAKKYGITCKLINAKTDPDPNRAIYELLKEYACEFVFLSGYMKKLSPLLTSGFTIINSHPSLLPKYGGMGMYGRFVHEAVIKNRETTSGVTIHEVNENYDEGKIILQKSLQIEPGESVDSLEARVKSLEKEAIVEGLALCLK
- the mraY gene encoding phospho-N-acetylmuramoyl-pentapeptide-transferase, with the translated sequence MLYFIHQFLDINILGYITIRAGIAFFIALTLTLYLMPKFIRWAQKTSSVQPINEWAPQRHQEKVSTPTMGGIVFIGATIIATLLTVRLDNAYALAGLLTLVLFSFIGFWDDFAKIKKNENLAGFKARTKLLLQIISALAVSCFLCYFADFNTDLYVPFLKTPLLDMGAFAVLLWVLVIISTSNAVNLTDGLDGLATVPSIVALATFSIIIYIIGNVKISAYLLMPHFEVSEVAIIASALIGALTGFLWYNCHPAEVFMGDSGSLTIGAFLGYLAIISKSEILLLLIGSIFVIETLSVILQVGSFKLRKKRVFLMAPIHHHFEMKKWAENKIIVRFWIIAILSNILALITLKIR